In Anser cygnoides isolate HZ-2024a breed goose chromosome 14, Taihu_goose_T2T_genome, whole genome shotgun sequence, one genomic interval encodes:
- the PURA gene encoding transcriptional activator protein Pur-alpha, whose translation MADRDSGSEQGGGGGGGGGGGGGAAGAGGPGSGGGGGGGPGGGLQHETQELASKRVDIQNKRFYLDVKQNAKGRFLKIAEVGAGGNKSRLTLSMSVAVEFRDYLGDFIEHYAQLGPSQPPELAQAADEPRRALKSEFLVRENRKYYMDLKENQRGRFLRVRQTVNRGPGLGAAQGQTIALPAQGLIEFRDALAKLIDDYGVEEEPAELPEGTSLTVDNKRFFFDVGSNKYGVFMRVSEVKPTYRNSITVPYKVWAKFGHTFCKYSDEMKKIQEKQRDKRAAAAAPAGAGAGAEPPPEAEGAAAAAAAAAAAAAGAARRPAAGRGARGGLTARRPAGRPPPPPRGQRQRLRPPGRAAAAGSGGEQTSPATTPREHPPARQPPPTDSNASDPPPIAGCSSTLPTVSNNFYQ comes from the coding sequence ATGGCGGACAGAGACAGCGGCAGCGagcagggcggcggcggcggcggcggcggcggcggcggcgggggcgcggcgggcgccggggggccgggctcgggcggcggcggcggcggcgggccgggcggcgggctGCAGCACGAGACGCAGGAGCTGGCCTCCAAGCGGGTGGACATCCAGAACAAGCGCTTCTACCTGGACGTCAAGCAGAACGCCAAGGGCCGCTTCCTCAAGATCGCCGAGGTGGGCGCCGGCGGCAACAAGAGCCGCCTGACGCTCTCCATGTCGGTGGCGGTGGAGTTCCGCGACTACCTGGGCGACTTCATCGAGCACTACGCGCAGCTGGGGCCCAGCCAGCCGCCCGAGCTGGCGCAGGCGGCCGACGAGCCGCGCCGGGCGCTCAAGAGCGAGTTCCTGGTGCGGGAGAACCGCAAGTACTACATGGATCTGAAGGAGAACCAGCGCGGGCGCTTCCTGCGCGTTCGCCAGACCGTCAACCGCGGCCCGGGGCTGGGCGCCGCGCAGGGCCAGACCATCGCGCTGCCGGCCCAGGGCCTGATCGAGTTCCGCGACGCCCTGGCCAAGCTCATCGACGACTACGGCGTGGAGGAGGAGCCGGCCGAGCTGCCCGAGGGCACCTCCTTGACTGTGGACAACAAGCGCTTCTTCTTCGACGTGGGCTCCAACAAGTACGGCGTCTTCATGCGGGTGAGCGAGGTGAAGCCCACCTACCGCAACTCCATCACCGTCCCCTACAAGGTCTGGGCCAAGTTCGGCCACACCTTCTGCAAGTACTCGGACGAGATGAAGAAGATCCAGGAGAAGCAGCGGGACAagcgcgccgccgccgccgcccccgcgggcgccggggccggggccgagccgcCGCCCGAGGCGgagggcgccgccgccgccgccgccgccgccgccgccgccgccgccggggccgcccggcgCCCTGCTGCAGGCCGAGGAGCCCGAGGAGGACTGACCGCCCGCCGGCCGGCCggccggccgcccccgccgccgcgcggACAGAGACAGAGACTGCGCCcgcccgggcgggcggcggccgcggggagcggcggcgagCAGACGTCCCCGGCCACGACCCCCCGGGAGCACCCCCCCGCCCGGCAGCCTCCACCGACCGACAGCAACGCCTCCGACCCGCCACCCATCGCTGGATGTTCCTCCACTTTACCCACCGTATCAAACA